From Dehalococcoidia bacterium, the proteins below share one genomic window:
- a CDS encoding acetyl-coenzyme A synthetase N-terminal domain-containing protein gives MVQTRQNYEAAFRESVEHPDKFRGKAAKDVVWNKPYEKVLYIAQ, from the coding sequence ATGGTCCAGACGAGACAGAACTACGAGGCGGCGTTCCGGGAATCGGTGGAACATCCAGACAAGTTCCGGGGCAAAGCCGCCAAGGATGTAGTGTGGAACAAGCCCTATGAAAAGGTACTATACATAGCGCAGTAA